The Microbulbifer sp. YPW1 genome contains a region encoding:
- a CDS encoding YhcB family protein — MHSTSVLILVGVFGLALGALLAFLATRSRQNIDRTQELELRLKEANTKLEDFQLEVNEHFDQTAQLVHNLTQSYKDVHEYLANSAMRLSSQDIGRQMLEAGSGQLSDNDENLSVLPPRDWAPKEPGAKGTLSEDYGLEKEAQAPSPAVTPPPTEDAVNR, encoded by the coding sequence GTGCACTCAACTTCGGTTTTAATTCTGGTCGGCGTATTCGGCCTAGCACTCGGAGCCCTGCTGGCCTTTCTGGCCACTCGCAGCCGCCAGAACATCGACCGCACCCAGGAATTGGAACTGCGCCTGAAAGAAGCGAACACCAAGCTGGAGGACTTCCAGCTGGAGGTAAATGAACACTTTGACCAGACAGCCCAACTGGTTCACAACCTGACTCAGAGCTACAAAGATGTTCACGAATATCTCGCCAACAGCGCCATGCGCCTTTCCAGCCAGGATATCGGCCGCCAGATGCTGGAGGCCGGCAGCGGTCAGCTGAGCGATAACGACGAAAACCTCAGCGTACTCCCACCTCGCGACTGGGCTCCGAAGGAGCCGGGTGCCAAAGGCACCCTGTCAGAAGACTACGGACTGGAGAAAGAGGCCCAAGCGCCGTCGCCCGCGGTTACCCCTCCACCCACAGAGGACGCGGTCAACCGCTGA
- the zapE gene encoding cell division protein ZapE, whose amino-acid sequence MTPMDRYQRDLQRPDFVEDPAQRAAVEELQDLYERLLALQGESGGVVGRLRRLWKRDSRPVKGLYFWGGVGRGKTYLMDAFFEALPFARKQRTHFHRFMRDVHRQLKSLAGEKNPLDKVADRIAERARVLCFDEFFVSDITDAMILANLLEALFDRGVTLVATSNIIPEGLYKDGLQRARFLPAIDLLLEHTKVVNVDNGVDYRLRALEMAELYHAPLDKEADESLERSFASLMVEGCEVREQVSLDIEGRPIVANRVADDVAWFEFAELCDGPRSQNDYIELAREFHTVLLANVPHMDGRMESQARRFINLIDEFYDRCVKLVVSAAEPIDSLYGGRQLRFEFDRTISRLQEMQSREYLARPHRPE is encoded by the coding sequence CTGACTCCCATGGATCGCTACCAGCGCGACCTGCAGCGGCCGGACTTTGTTGAGGATCCGGCCCAGCGCGCGGCGGTAGAAGAATTGCAGGATCTGTACGAGCGCCTGCTTGCGCTTCAGGGGGAAAGTGGCGGTGTGGTCGGCCGTCTGCGCCGTTTGTGGAAGCGCGACAGCCGCCCGGTGAAGGGATTGTATTTCTGGGGTGGGGTAGGGCGCGGTAAAACCTACCTGATGGATGCCTTTTTTGAGGCGCTGCCGTTTGCGCGCAAGCAGCGCACCCACTTCCATCGGTTTATGCGCGATGTTCACCGCCAGCTGAAATCTCTGGCGGGCGAAAAGAATCCGCTGGACAAGGTTGCGGATCGGATCGCCGAGCGCGCCCGAGTGCTGTGCTTTGACGAGTTTTTTGTGTCCGATATCACCGACGCAATGATTCTCGCCAATCTGCTAGAGGCGTTGTTCGATCGCGGCGTTACCCTGGTGGCGACCTCCAACATTATTCCCGAAGGGCTATATAAGGATGGCTTGCAGCGCGCCCGGTTCCTGCCCGCCATCGATCTGCTTCTGGAGCACACCAAAGTTGTCAATGTGGACAACGGGGTTGATTACCGCTTGCGGGCGCTGGAAATGGCGGAGCTCTACCACGCCCCGCTGGATAAAGAGGCCGATGAGAGCCTGGAGCGATCCTTTGCCAGCCTGATGGTGGAGGGCTGTGAAGTGCGGGAGCAGGTTTCACTGGATATCGAAGGGCGGCCGATTGTGGCCAACCGGGTTGCCGACGATGTCGCCTGGTTTGAGTTCGCTGAGCTGTGCGACGGTCCGCGTTCGCAGAACGATTACATTGAGTTGGCGCGGGAGTTTCACACGGTGTTGCTGGCCAATGTGCCGCATATGGATGGGCGCATGGAGAGTCAGGCGCGCCGCTTCATCAATCTGATCGATGAATTCTATGACCGCTGCGTCAAGCTGGTGGTGTCCGCGGCGGAGCCGATCGATTCCCTGTACGGTGGCCGCCAGTTGCGATTCGAGTTTGACCGGACGATCAGTCGCCTGCAGGAAATGCAGTCGCGGGAGTATCTGGCGCGGCCCCATCGACCGGAATAG